From Lagenorhynchus albirostris chromosome 10, mLagAlb1.1, whole genome shotgun sequence, the proteins below share one genomic window:
- the IQCF5 gene encoding IQ domain-containing protein F5 has protein sequence MKGVTTLAGIINPDIMRRRLRAVSPAKVCAKEEREEFEPRPHMVESYKVGIVFGECKGQGPKVRIMMMEEQKAAVFIQAWWRGTLVRRTLLHTALRAWIIQRWWKQKLVKLQEKRRRTSLECYARQEWAAVKLQSWFRMWCIRLRYCRLLHAVRIIQVYWRWHSCHTRGFIQGRYDLKENQLNLQLEISLGSQACSVQQYIPLPIQE, from the exons GCTAAGAGCTGTGAGTCCAGCCAAGGTGTGTGCCAAGGAGGAGCGCGAAGAGTTTGAACCCAGACCACACATGGTTGAGAGCTACAAAGTGGGGATTGTGTTTGGGGAATGCAAAGGCCAAG GCCCCAAAGTAAGAATCATGATGATGGAAGAACAGAAAGCGGCTGTTTTCATCCAAGCCTGGTGGCGGGGCACCCTGGTGCGCAGGACTCTGCTGCACACGGCTCTCAGAGCGTGGATCATTCAACGCTGGTGGAAACAGAAGCTGGTGAAGCTGCAGGAGAAGAGGCGGCGGACGTCTCTAGAATGCTACGCGCGGCAAGAATGGGCAGCTGTCAAGCTACAATCCTGGTTCCGCATGTGGTGCATCCGCCTTCGTTACTGCCGTTTGCTCCACGCTGTCCGCATCATTCAGGTCTATTGGCGCTGGCATAGCTGCCATACCCGTGGCTTTATTCAGGGCCGTTACGACCTCAAAGAAAACCAACTGAATCTTCAACTTGAAATCTCTTTGGGCTCGCAAGCTTGTAGTGTACAACAGTACATACCCCTTCCAATACAGGAATGA